In Akkermansia muciniphila, one DNA window encodes the following:
- a CDS encoding heavy metal translocating P-type ATPase codes for MSTDHPHEHLPEGASCCSGSCCSGSRCSSGDAIGPVPAVLGIALFISALAAGGGSWVGVAAYAGAYLLIGWDVLKAAFMGLMRGRAINENFLMSLASLGAMFLGDYSEAVGVMLFYRVGEYLQERAVGSSRRSVSELINLRPEAVHVKKAGAVDDVPLSEVLPGSLIEVRPGERVPLDGMVTGGCSVLDTSAMTGESLPVEAGAGSPVLAGYINGQGVLEVRTERDWRHSALARIQELVEAASGRKSPLEGRLSSFSRIYTPLVIFIAVLVFLLYPLVTGGSWADGLFRALVLLVISCPCALVLSIPLGFFAGIGRAARQGILLKGSNYLDALRKVKTVVFDKTGTLTEGVFSVDEVLPRDGVSPEELLYWAAHAELSASHPLGRSIVEAYEGALFPDRVAELVEVTGGGVSARVEGKLVLVGKKAFLQEAGIKMEEGEDRGVTVYAALDGILLGCLRLSDRLKPGAERAVRKLRKLGVSNLVMLTGDSSSAGAEVGLKLGMDEVFCGLMPADKLEHVRRLQSEKGLLAFVGDGMNDAPSLAAADIGIAMGGVGSDTALQAADVVVMKGDPLAVPLGMMLSQATERIIVQNIVLILGVKILVMALGILGLAGMWAAVMADVGVCLLAVGNSMRIFRVKLDM; via the coding sequence ATGAGTACGGATCATCCCCATGAACATCTTCCGGAAGGAGCTTCCTGTTGTTCCGGAAGCTGCTGTTCTGGAAGCCGTTGCAGTTCTGGCGACGCCATCGGGCCCGTTCCCGCCGTGCTGGGCATTGCCTTGTTCATCAGCGCTCTGGCGGCGGGAGGCGGTTCCTGGGTCGGTGTGGCCGCCTATGCGGGCGCCTATCTGCTGATAGGCTGGGATGTGCTGAAGGCCGCTTTTATGGGACTGATGCGCGGCCGCGCCATAAATGAAAATTTCCTGATGAGTCTTGCTTCCCTGGGGGCGATGTTCCTGGGGGACTATTCCGAGGCGGTGGGGGTGATGCTGTTCTACCGCGTGGGAGAGTACCTTCAGGAACGTGCGGTAGGCAGTTCCCGCCGGTCCGTAAGCGAATTGATAAATCTGAGGCCTGAGGCCGTCCATGTGAAAAAAGCCGGCGCCGTAGATGACGTCCCTCTTTCCGAGGTTTTGCCCGGCTCCCTGATTGAAGTGCGTCCCGGAGAACGCGTTCCGTTGGACGGCATGGTGACGGGAGGCTGTTCCGTGCTGGATACCTCCGCCATGACCGGGGAATCCCTGCCGGTGGAAGCCGGGGCCGGAAGCCCTGTGCTGGCGGGGTACATCAACGGGCAGGGGGTGCTGGAAGTGCGTACGGAGCGGGACTGGCGGCATTCCGCTCTGGCGAGGATCCAGGAACTGGTGGAGGCCGCGTCTGGCCGCAAATCCCCTCTGGAGGGGAGGCTGTCCTCATTTTCCCGCATTTATACGCCGCTGGTGATTTTCATAGCCGTCCTGGTATTTTTGCTTTACCCACTTGTGACGGGCGGAAGCTGGGCGGACGGGCTGTTCCGCGCGCTGGTCCTGCTGGTGATTTCCTGTCCCTGCGCGCTGGTGCTATCCATTCCGCTGGGCTTTTTTGCCGGAATAGGGAGAGCGGCGAGGCAGGGGATTCTTCTGAAAGGAAGCAATTATCTGGATGCCCTGCGGAAGGTGAAGACGGTGGTGTTCGACAAAACCGGAACCTTGACGGAGGGTGTTTTTTCCGTGGATGAAGTGCTTCCCCGTGACGGCGTTTCCCCGGAAGAGTTGCTGTACTGGGCGGCTCATGCGGAGCTTTCCGCCTCCCATCCGCTGGGGCGTTCCATTGTGGAGGCCTATGAAGGGGCTCTGTTCCCGGACCGCGTGGCGGAACTCGTGGAGGTGACGGGCGGGGGTGTTTCAGCCCGCGTGGAAGGGAAACTGGTTCTGGTGGGAAAAAAGGCTTTTCTTCAGGAAGCCGGCATAAAAATGGAGGAGGGAGAAGACCGTGGCGTGACCGTTTATGCGGCGTTGGACGGCATTCTTCTGGGGTGTCTCCGCCTGTCTGACCGCCTCAAGCCGGGAGCGGAGCGCGCGGTGCGGAAATTGAGGAAACTGGGCGTTTCCAACCTGGTCATGCTGACGGGGGATTCTTCTTCCGCAGGGGCAGAGGTGGGACTTAAACTGGGGATGGACGAGGTATTCTGCGGGCTGATGCCTGCCGACAAGCTGGAGCATGTGCGCCGGCTGCAATCTGAAAAGGGGCTGCTTGCCTTTGTGGGGGACGGCATGAATGATGCCCCCTCCCTCGCTGCCGCCGACATCGGCATTGCCATGGGCGGCGTGGGGTCCGATACGGCTCTTCAGGCGGCTGACGTAGTGGTGATGAAGGGAGATCCTTTGGCCGTTCCTCTGGGGATGATGCTTTCCCAAGCCACAGAGCGCATCATTGTGCAGAACATCGTTCTTATTTTGGGCGTCAAAATTCTGGTCATGGCGCTGGGTATTCTGGGGCTGGCGGGGATGTGGGCCGCCGTGATGGCGGATGTGGGCGTCTGCCTGCTTGCGGTGGGCAACTCCATGCGTATTTTCCGGGTGAAACTGGACATGTGA
- the rho gene encoding transcription termination factor Rho — protein sequence MTEELDNTPSPAGDLPQEAHPKPLPAPEETAGEQPAAAPEENSGTAVREEEAATPVLEQIDINELRNRPLNDLQEMAEGLPIRNAASLTKSQLIFELGKQLLAKGHEVVVSGVMEQAKDNYAMLRDPVKSFRTSPDDIYLGGNLIKPLHLRVGQQIKVRLRKLRPHDKYLSASSVISVEGIPAEDYRARSDFERLTPLFPKERLLLENKGVNSAAMRVLDLMTPFGKGQRGLIVAPPRGGKTVLLKTIARSIRANYPEVELIVLLLDERPEEVTDFEETVDAPVYASTFDEPSRRHAQVSDLVIERAKRLVEMGKDVVILLDSLTRLARGYNANQTGGRIMSGGLGANALEKPRKFFSAARNVEEGGSLTIIATCLVDTESRMDEVIFEEFKGTGNLEIRLDRELSERRIYPAISLSQSGTRNDDRLYNEQEFVKIMQLRRQLAMKPGWEGLQALLQNISKTQNNAELLLTGLR from the coding sequence ATGACTGAAGAACTCGACAATACTCCTTCCCCCGCCGGGGATCTTCCGCAGGAAGCTCACCCCAAGCCCCTCCCCGCTCCGGAAGAAACAGCCGGGGAACAGCCGGCTGCCGCCCCGGAGGAAAACAGTGGAACCGCAGTCCGGGAGGAAGAAGCGGCAACTCCTGTTCTGGAGCAGATTGATATCAATGAACTGCGGAACCGCCCTCTGAACGATCTCCAGGAAATGGCGGAAGGGCTGCCCATCCGGAACGCGGCTTCCCTCACCAAGTCCCAGTTAATTTTTGAATTGGGAAAACAGCTCCTGGCAAAGGGACATGAAGTCGTGGTTTCCGGGGTCATGGAACAAGCCAAAGATAATTACGCCATGCTGAGGGATCCGGTTAAAAGCTTCCGCACCTCTCCGGATGATATTTACCTGGGCGGCAACCTCATCAAACCGCTGCATCTCCGCGTAGGCCAGCAGATCAAAGTCAGGCTGCGCAAATTGCGGCCCCATGACAAGTACCTTTCCGCCTCCTCCGTCATCAGCGTGGAAGGCATCCCTGCGGAAGATTACCGGGCGCGCAGCGATTTTGAACGCCTCACCCCCCTTTTCCCCAAGGAACGCCTTCTTCTGGAAAACAAGGGGGTCAATTCCGCCGCCATGCGCGTGCTGGATCTCATGACGCCCTTCGGCAAAGGGCAGCGCGGCCTGATTGTGGCCCCCCCGCGCGGCGGGAAAACCGTTCTTCTGAAAACAATCGCCCGTTCCATCAGAGCCAACTACCCGGAAGTAGAACTGATTGTGCTGTTGCTGGACGAACGCCCGGAGGAAGTAACGGATTTTGAAGAAACCGTGGACGCTCCGGTATACGCCTCCACCTTTGACGAACCTTCCCGGCGCCATGCCCAGGTTTCCGACCTGGTTATCGAACGCGCCAAACGTCTGGTGGAAATGGGCAAAGACGTCGTCATCCTGCTGGATTCCCTCACCCGGCTGGCCCGCGGCTACAATGCCAACCAGACGGGGGGACGCATCATGTCCGGCGGCCTGGGGGCCAATGCGTTGGAAAAACCGCGCAAATTCTTTTCCGCGGCGCGCAATGTGGAAGAAGGCGGCAGCCTGACCATCATCGCCACATGCCTGGTGGATACGGAATCAAGAATGGATGAAGTGATTTTTGAAGAATTCAAGGGAACGGGCAATCTGGAAATCCGCCTGGACCGGGAACTTTCCGAACGGCGCATTTATCCGGCCATTTCCCTTTCCCAGAGCGGCACCCGCAATGACGACAGGCTGTATAACGAACAGGAGTTCGTCAAAATCATGCAATTACGCCGTCAGCTCGCCATGAAACCGGGCTGGGAAGGCCTTCAGGCCCTCCTGCAAAATATCTCCAAGACCCAGAATAACGCGGAACTTCTGTTGACGGGGCTGCGGTAG
- the coaE gene encoding dephospho-CoA kinase (Dephospho-CoA kinase (CoaE) performs the final step in coenzyme A biosynthesis.) — protein MKTLVVTGGIATGKSTFIRLLMEAGDKRLRLFDCDAEAGRLLDGGTLKETLSGVFGPDSVDSHGKADRHFLRELVFRNPESRRTLEGIIHPLLHQECLAQMLAARQNAEVDGFVIDVPLFFETSARYCQDAVCVVAVSRETQKTRLALRNGFREDMIEAILAAQRPIMEKVAAADFVIWNEGPPDLLRKQTQRLYQHFFHD, from the coding sequence ATGAAAACCTTGGTTGTTACCGGAGGAATAGCCACCGGGAAATCTACATTCATCCGTCTGCTGATGGAGGCGGGAGACAAACGTCTGCGCCTGTTTGACTGTGATGCGGAAGCGGGCAGGTTGCTGGACGGCGGTACGCTGAAAGAGACACTCTCCGGCGTTTTCGGCCCAGACAGCGTTGACTCCCACGGAAAGGCTGACAGGCATTTTCTGCGGGAGCTTGTTTTCCGGAATCCGGAAAGCCGCAGAACGCTGGAAGGAATCATTCATCCCCTGCTGCACCAAGAATGTCTTGCGCAAATGCTGGCAGCGCGTCAGAATGCGGAGGTAGACGGGTTTGTCATTGACGTGCCCCTGTTTTTTGAAACATCGGCGCGCTATTGCCAAGATGCCGTGTGCGTGGTGGCTGTTTCCAGGGAAACGCAGAAAACCCGCCTGGCTCTCAGGAATGGATTCCGGGAGGATATGATTGAAGCCATTCTGGCGGCCCAGCGCCCCATAATGGAAAAAGTGGCTGCGGCCGACTTCGTCATCTGGAATGAAGGCCCCCCGGACCTGCTCCGCAAGCAAACCCAAAGACTCTACCAACATTTTTTTCATGACTGA